From Acipenser ruthenus chromosome 23, fAciRut3.2 maternal haplotype, whole genome shotgun sequence, the proteins below share one genomic window:
- the LOC117962820 gene encoding solute carrier family 25 member 48-like, protein MNGFEVDAFLAGWIGGSISWVMATPADVVKSRLQADSVYQRKYKGIVHCILQSYKTDGLQVFFRGVTVNAIRGFPMSATMFLAYELSLRFFRGL, encoded by the exons ATGAACGGCTTTGAAGTCGATGCCTTTCTAGCTGGGTGGATAGGGG GTTCAATTTCCTGGGTCATGGCCACACCAGCAGATGTTGTAAAAAGTCGTCTTCAGGCAGATTCAGTTTATCAAAGAAAATATAAAGGGATTGTCCATTGCATCCTGCAGAGTTACAAGACTGACGGGCTACAG GTATTTTTCCGCGGGGTCACTGTAAATGCCATCCGGGGGTTCCCCATGAGTGCCACCATGTTCCTGGCCTACGAGCTTTCCCTCAGGTTCTTCAGGGGTCTGTAG